The following are from one region of the Centropristis striata isolate RG_2023a ecotype Rhode Island chromosome 19, C.striata_1.0, whole genome shotgun sequence genome:
- the arpc3 gene encoding actin-related protein 2/3 complex subunit 3, with amino-acid sequence MPAYHSSLMVPETRLIGNMALLPLKTQFKGPARGDGIDSDIIDEAIYYFKANVFFKNYEIKNEADRTLIYVTLYISECLKRLQKCSSRGQGEKEMYTLGITNFPIPGEPGFPLNAMYVKPTNKQEEETMRAYLQQIRQETGLRLCDRVFDPQTDKPSKWWVCFVKRQFMNKSLSAPGQ; translated from the exons ATGCCG gcgTATCACTCAAGCCTGATGGTCCCTGAAACCAGGCTGATCGGGAATATGGCTTTGCTTCCCCTCAAAACCCAGTTCAAGGGACCAGCCAGAGGAGATG GGATTGACTCAGACATCATTGATGAGGCTATCTACTACTTCAAGGccaatgttttctttaagaacTATGAAATCAAG aacgAGGCAGACAGGACACTGATCTATGTCACACTGTACATTTCTGAATGCCTAAAGAGGCTACAGAAG TGCAGCTCCAGGGGGCAGGGAGAGAAGGAGATGTACACTCTGGGCATCACTAACTTCCCCATTCCTGGAGAACCTGGCTTCCCTCTCAATGCTATGTATGTTAAACCTACAAACAAGCAAGAGGAAG aaactatgcGGGCATACCTCCAGCAGATCCGTCAGGAGACCGGCTTGAGGCTATGTGATCGTGTGTTTGATCCCCAGACAGACAAACCCAGCAAG TGGTGGGTGTGCTTTGTCAAAAGGCAGTTCATGAACAAAAGTCTGTCAGCTCCCGGACAGTAA
- the rnf170 gene encoding E3 ubiquitin-protein ligase RNF170 isoform X2 produces the protein MSCPVCLQQAVLPVETNCGHLFCGSCIIAYWRYGTWLGAINCPICRQMVTLLFPLFHEHADPQRVQDGEAEPQLILTDINDYNRRFSGQPRSYMDRLRDVPTLLRHAFREMFSVGGLFWMFRIRILLCLVGALTYLASPLDILPEALFGLLGFMDDFFVILLLFVYISIMYREVVTQRLNG, from the exons ATGTCTTGTCCCGTGTGTTTACAGCAGGCTGTTCTGCCTGTGGAAACCAATTGTGGACACCTTTTCTGTG GCTCGTGCATTATAGCCTACTGGAGGTATGGCACATGGCTGGGGGCTATTAACTGCCCCATCTGCAGACAAATG GTAACTTTGCTCTTCCCACTCTTTCATGAGCACGCCGATCCTCAGAGAGTCCAGGACGGCGAGGCAGAACCTCAGCTGATATTAACAGACATTAACGATTACAACCGCAGGTTCTCAGGCCAGCCCAGATCT TATATGGATCGGCTGCGAGATGTTCCTACCCTGCTCCGTCATGCCTTTAGGGAGATGTTCTCTGTGGGCGGTCTCTTCTGGATGTTCAGGATTCGTATTCTCCTCTGCCTGGTGGGAGCACTCACATACCTGGCCTCGCCGCTAGACATCCTCCCTGAGGCACTTTTTGGGCTGCTGGGATTCATGGACGATTTCTTTGTGATCCTGCTTCTCTTTGTGTACATCTCTATCATGTACAGAGAGGTGGTTACACAGAGACTGAATGGATAG
- the gpn3 gene encoding GPN-loop GTPase 3 produces the protein MPRFAQLVMGPAGSGKSTYCSTMVQHLGSMSRSAQVVNLDPAAEHFDYPVMADIRELIQVDDVMEDASLRFGPNGGLVFCMEYFANNFDWLAESLGHVEDDYILFDCPGQIELYTHLPVMRQLVEQLQQWEFRVCGVFLVDSQFMVESFKFISGVMAALSAMVSLEIPQVNIMTKMDLLSPKAKKEIEKYLDPDMYSMMEDTPDNIRSTKFKNLTKAICGLIDDYSMVRFMPFDRTDEEGINIVLQNIDFSIQYGEDLEFKEPKEVEEEPGNLNYDEAFQEREDS, from the exons ATGCCTCGTTTTGCACAGCTAGTGATGGGCCCGGCGGGGAGCGGTAAG AGTACTTACTGCTCCACCATGGTCCAGCACCTCGGGTCCATGAGCCGCTCAGCTCAGGTGGTCAACCTGGACCCAGCAGCTGAGCACTTTGACTACCCTGTCATGGCAG ATATCCGTGAGCTCATCCAGGTGGATGATGTTATGGAGGACGCTTCTCTCAGATTTGGCCCAAACGGAGGCCTGGTCTTCTGCATGGAGTACTTCGCCAACAACTTTGACTGGCTCGCGGAAAGCCTGGGTCACGTAGAGGACGACTACATACTGTTTGACTGCCCAG gTCAGATTGAACTTTATACGCACCTCCCTGTGATGAGGCAGCTGGTGGAGCAGCTCCAGCAGTGGGAGTTTCGGGTGTGTGGGGTCTTTTTGGTTGACTCCCAGTTCATGGTGGAGTCTTTCAAG TTCATCTCAGGAGTCATGGCTGCCCTTAGTGCCATGGTGTCATTAGAGATCCCACAAGTCAACATCATGACAAAAATGGACCTGCTCAGTCCCAAAGCCAAGAAGGAGATTGAAAA GTACCTGGACCCAGACATGTACTCAATGATGGAGGATACCCCAGATAACATCAGAAGCACAAAGTTCAAGAATCTGACTAAAGCCATCTGTGGTTTA ATTGACGACTACAGCATGGTGAGATTCATGCCTTTTGACCGCACAGATGAGGAAGGTATTAATATAGTCCTTCAAAACATTGACTTCTCAATACAGTATGGCGAGGACCTGGAGTTCAAGGAGCCCAAg GAGGTTGAGGAGGAGCCTGGTAATCTAAATTATGATGAGGCTTTTCAAGAAAGAGAGGACAGCTGA
- the rnf170 gene encoding E3 ubiquitin-protein ligase RNF170 isoform X1, translating to MEESQCGDLDYLIQDENTLIEGVSNQVLFVVVLSIAFLAGLLTLLCREEQQNIHPENQEHVRAVRQQLQTEQDENPQAEARQQYYTDMSCPVCLQQAVLPVETNCGHLFCGSCIIAYWRYGTWLGAINCPICRQMVTLLFPLFHEHADPQRVQDGEAEPQLILTDINDYNRRFSGQPRSYMDRLRDVPTLLRHAFREMFSVGGLFWMFRIRILLCLVGALTYLASPLDILPEALFGLLGFMDDFFVILLLFVYISIMYREVVTQRLNG from the exons ATGGAGGAAAGTCAATGTGGGGACTTGGATTACCTGATCCAAGATGAGAACACCCTCATTGAAGGTGTTAGCAACCAGGTCTTATTCGTTGTGGTGCTCAGTATCGCCTTCCTTGCAGGCCTCCTCACTCTGCTCTGCAG GGAAGAGCAGCAGAATATTCATCCTGAGAATCAGGAGCATGTTCGAGCCGTCCGACAGCAGCTTCAAACAGAGCAG GATGAAAATCCTCAGGCGGAGGCCAGGCAGCAGTATTACACAGACATGTCTTGTCCCGTGTGTTTACAGCAGGCTGTTCTGCCTGTGGAAACCAATTGTGGACACCTTTTCTGTG GCTCGTGCATTATAGCCTACTGGAGGTATGGCACATGGCTGGGGGCTATTAACTGCCCCATCTGCAGACAAATG GTAACTTTGCTCTTCCCACTCTTTCATGAGCACGCCGATCCTCAGAGAGTCCAGGACGGCGAGGCAGAACCTCAGCTGATATTAACAGACATTAACGATTACAACCGCAGGTTCTCAGGCCAGCCCAGATCT TATATGGATCGGCTGCGAGATGTTCCTACCCTGCTCCGTCATGCCTTTAGGGAGATGTTCTCTGTGGGCGGTCTCTTCTGGATGTTCAGGATTCGTATTCTCCTCTGCCTGGTGGGAGCACTCACATACCTGGCCTCGCCGCTAGACATCCTCCCTGAGGCACTTTTTGGGCTGCTGGGATTCATGGACGATTTCTTTGTGATCCTGCTTCTCTTTGTGTACATCTCTATCATGTACAGAGAGGTGGTTACACAGAGACTGAATGGATAG